GCCGCGCCGTCTTCGATTGCGGCCAGTTCCTGCTGTACTTGCTGCGCCTCGGCGTAAAACCCGGCGATCCCCTGCTGTATGGCTTCGGGGCTGGCTGTTCCCGGCTCATGGTCCGTGGCGCAGCCATTGATGGCGCCGGCTATGAGCAGGAGCGCCGCGGTCATGCCTGCAAGTGTCGTGCGTCTCACATTCTCCTCCGTTTCCAGGCTGCGACGGCGATCATTAAAACACAGGCGCTAACCACTATGCCACTATGCCCCTCGCGGGCTTCACCGGCGGGGCGGCGTGGCGCCCTTCGGCGCGGGCGCGAGGTCGATCTCGAACAGGTACGGCCAGTTCTTGCCCGTGACGAAGAGACGGTCTCCCGCGGCGTCGTACGCGATGCCGTTGAGCACACCGGGGGGCCTGCCGCGGCACTGCGACGCGAGCAGTCCCTTCAGATTAATCCATCCCGTCACGTTTCCGGTTCCGGGGTCGATGCGCACGATGTAATCGGACTGCCACACGTTCGCGAACAGTTCGCCGTTTACCATCTCGAGTTCGTTGAGCATGGTCACGTAGCGGTCTTTGTCACGGACCTTGATCGTGCCCAGTACCTCGAAGGTCTCCGGGTCCAGGAAATGGAGCACATGCGAGCCGTCGCTCATGATCAGGCGGCTGCCGTCATAGGTGAGGCCCCAGCCTTCGGTCGCGTACGAGAACTGGCCGAGCAGCGCGAAGGATTGGCGGTCATACACGAAGCCGGTGTTCTCCCGCCACGTAAGTTGGATGATACGGTCGCCCACGACCGCGATGCCCTCGCCGAAATAGTCTTTGTCGAGGTCGGTCTGCTGGATTACCGCGCCGGTTTCGAGCGCGACGCGCCGCAGGGACGACACGCCGTGCAGCCCCGTGCCCTCCAGCAGCATGCCCTCTTCATAGACAAGGCCTTGCGTGAATGCTTCCGTGTCGTGCGGGAAAACCCGAACGATTTGATAGGTGTATACCGGGGTCGCGGCAGGAGGCGGTTCGCCTTCCCCCTCCGTTTCGCCTTCGCCTTCCTGCACGGGCGGCCCGCTTGGCGGCCCGGACGGCCCGGGCCGGCAGCACACGCCGGCCAGCAGCAGGCATACGCCCGCCGCGTAAGCCAGAAGACGGGTCCCGGCCCGCTGTGGGGGTCCGAACGGCATATGGAGGATCCTTCTTTGCAGACGCATTAAACCTGATCGGCGGAGATGGGGGCAAGTCCTTGGCGCGGTTACGATTCCAGGCCTGACGGGGGATTCGATTTCTTGATTCGTGATGTCCGGCCCGGTACACTGCCTTTCTCCAAGCGGCGCGCATAACGGGCGCGCGCCGCGAATGTCCGGCCTGATTTCCCCAACGGGGTCAAGGATTGTCACGCAATGAGTCAGTATGTGTTGAAGCCGCTGCCAGGTTACGCGCCCTTCGAGGGGCCGCTGGTGCTGGTTATCATGGACGGTGTCGGCCTGGGGAAGCGGGACGAATCGGACGGGGTGTTCCTGGCGCACACGCCCGTGCTGGATGCGTTGATGGCGGAACCGCTGTACGTGCGGCTGAAGGCGCACGGGATGGCCGTCGGGCTGCCCAGCGATGACGATATGGGCAACTCGGAGGTGGGGCACAATGCGCTGGGCTCGGGCCGGGTCTTTGACCAGGGCGCGAAGCTGGTAAATGCGGCGATCGCGTCCAAGCGGTTGTTTGAAGGCGAGGCATGGAAGGCCGTGGCGGCGCGGGCGCTGTCCGGCGGCGCGGTGCATTTCATCGGCCTGCTCTCGGATGGGAACGTGCACAGCCACATCAGCCAGTTGCTCGCGCTGCTGGACCGTTGCGCGGAGGAGCGTTTCGCGCGCGTGCGCGTGCACGTGCTCACCGACGGCCGCGACGTCGAAGAGCGGTCCGCGCTTGGTTACATCGCCACGCTGGAACAAAAGCTGCGCGACCTGAGCACGGACGGACGGGACTATCGCATTGCCTCGGGCGGCGGCCGTATGGAAGTGACCATGGACCGGTACGAGGCGAACTGGAAGATCGTCGAGCGGGGGTGGCGCACGCATGTGCTGGGCAAGGGGCGTCCGTTTGCGTCGGCGGCGGAAGCGGTGCGGACCTATTACGACGAAGACCCTAACGTCACTGACCAGCACTTGGGCGAGTTCGTGATCGTCGAAAACGGGAAGCCGGCCGGCGCAATCAACGACGGCGACGCGGTGGTTTGTTTCAATTTCCGGGGCGACCGCGCCATTGAATTGTCGCGCGCGTTCGAAGAGTCGCCGTTTCCGTACTTTGAGCGCGAGCGCTGCCCCGACGTGTTCTATGCGGGGTTGATGCAGTACGACGGCGACAAGCTGATTCCGAAGCATTTCCTGGTGGAACCGCCGGAGATCGCGGGCACGATCAGCGAATACCTCTGCGGTGCGGGCGTGCGGGCCTTCGCCGTTTCCGAAACGCAGAAATACGGCCACGTGACCTATTTCTGGAACGGCAACAAGTCGGGCTACGTCGATGAAGCGCTCGAATTGTTCGTGAACATCCCCTCGGACGTGGTCACGTTCGATCAGCGGCCCTGGATGAAGGCGGGGGAAATTACCGACGCGACGTTGAAAGCGATCCGGTCCGGCGACTGGAAGTTTATCCGCCTGAACTATCCCAACGGCGACATGGTCGGCCACACGGGCAATCCCGCCGCGGTGCGTATTGCCGTCGAGGCGGTGGACCTGGGGCTGGCGCGTCTCCTGCCCGCGGTGCGCGAGAAGAGGGGCGTGCTCGTCGTCACGGCGGAC
The genomic region above belongs to Candidatus Hydrogenedentota bacterium and contains:
- a CDS encoding glutaminyl-peptide cyclotransferase, giving the protein MPFGPPQRAGTRLLAYAAGVCLLLAGVCCRPGPSGPPSGPPVQEGEGETEGEGEPPPAATPVYTYQIVRVFPHDTEAFTQGLVYEEGMLLEGTGLHGVSSLRRVALETGAVIQQTDLDKDYFGEGIAVVGDRIIQLTWRENTGFVYDRQSFALLGQFSYATEGWGLTYDGSRLIMSDGSHVLHFLDPETFEVLGTIKVRDKDRYVTMLNELEMVNGELFANVWQSDYIVRIDPGTGNVTGWINLKGLLASQCRGRPPGVLNGIAYDAAGDRLFVTGKNWPYLFEIDLAPAPKGATPPRR
- a CDS encoding 2,3-bisphosphoglycerate-independent phosphoglycerate mutase, giving the protein MSQYVLKPLPGYAPFEGPLVLVIMDGVGLGKRDESDGVFLAHTPVLDALMAEPLYVRLKAHGMAVGLPSDDDMGNSEVGHNALGSGRVFDQGAKLVNAAIASKRLFEGEAWKAVAARALSGGAVHFIGLLSDGNVHSHISQLLALLDRCAEERFARVRVHVLTDGRDVEERSALGYIATLEQKLRDLSTDGRDYRIASGGGRMEVTMDRYEANWKIVERGWRTHVLGKGRPFASAAEAVRTYYDEDPNVTDQHLGEFVIVENGKPAGAINDGDAVVCFNFRGDRAIELSRAFEESPFPYFERERCPDVFYAGLMQYDGDKLIPKHFLVEPPEIAGTISEYLCGAGVRAFAVSETQKYGHVTYFWNGNKSGYVDEALELFVNIPSDVVTFDQRPWMKAGEITDATLKAIRSGDWKFIRLNYPNGDMVGHTGNPAAVRIAVEAVDLGLARLLPAVREKRGVLVVTADHGNADQLFTVKKGKREPHVAHTLNPVPFIIKDFSGGDAFRLAGIAQPGLSNVAATLLALLGFQKPEEYDPALVRL